Proteins encoded together in one Streptomyces sp. NBC_01216 window:
- a CDS encoding DUF5133 domain-containing protein: protein MLLPDRNAIDRLLRHYRTQERGVLARPCDLSIRRRLEDTAYTLCVLMGERTAREAVRAAERYLRQGRPAPRQALEGVPGS, encoded by the coding sequence ATGTTGCTGCCCGACAGAAACGCGATCGACCGGCTGCTGCGGCACTACCGGACACAGGAGAGGGGGGTCCTGGCCCGGCCGTGTGACCTGTCGATCCGCCGGCGCCTCGAGGACACGGCGTACACCCTGTGCGTCCTGATGGGCGAACGCACCGCCCGGGAGGCCGTCCGCGCGGCCGAGCGGTACCTCCGCCAGGGCCGTCCCGCTCCCCGCCAGGCCCTGGAGGGCGTTCCGGGCTCCTGA